The proteins below are encoded in one region of Syntrophobacterales bacterium:
- a CDS encoding L,D-transpeptidase family protein produces MISIPFFVLALLASSHVVLASLRTTDPPMFLTSCSFAGIPLQSAQLLIVAGNKSRLNSVAVYAAKRKPYGWIASFPPIDATIGRNGFAEPGAKREGDGKTPSGVYPLLYAFGYAHEINTKMPYRQAGENDIWVNDPSSLDYNKWVRQGETTAISFENMKRKDGFYRYGVVIGHNIDPVVRGHGSAIFLHVWKRRDAPTSGCVAMAQKNLVHILGWLDPLKKPLIIMGTKEALIKFDEMSWI; encoded by the coding sequence TTGATTTCTATACCCTTCTTTGTGCTTGCCCTGCTAGCCTCTTCCCACGTAGTTCTTGCGTCCTTACGGACTACTGACCCGCCGATGTTCCTCACGAGTTGCTCTTTTGCTGGTATCCCGCTTCAATCCGCCCAATTACTCATTGTGGCGGGCAACAAATCGAGATTAAACTCCGTTGCAGTTTATGCTGCGAAAAGGAAACCGTATGGATGGATTGCTTCATTTCCTCCTATAGATGCAACCATCGGCCGAAACGGCTTTGCCGAACCAGGCGCAAAAAGGGAAGGCGACGGGAAAACCCCATCCGGTGTTTACCCCCTCTTGTACGCTTTTGGCTACGCTCACGAGATCAACACGAAAATGCCTTACCGACAAGCCGGAGAGAACGACATCTGGGTCAACGATCCCTCTTCTCTAGATTACAACAAATGGGTTAGGCAAGGAGAAACAACGGCTATTTCTTTTGAAAATATGAAACGTAAAGACGGATTTTACAGGTACGGTGTCGTAATCGGTCATAACATTGATCCGGTAGTCAGAGGCCATGGAAGCGCCATATTCCTACATGTGTGGAAAAGGCGCGACGCACCCACTTCAGGCTGCGTAGCAATGGCTCAAAAAAACTTGGTACACATTCTTGGATGGCTTGATCCTTTGAAAAAACCGCTCATTATAATGGGAACCAAAGAAGCTCTTATTAAATTTGACGAAATGAGTTGGATATAA
- a CDS encoding segregation/condensation protein A: protein MSASLTPLEVSVECYEGPLAVLVTLIRKNKVSIWEVPLASITERFLQYVELVAEMNLRIAEDFIEMASLLIFIKSKMLLPVEDRDQENSHEEELVERIIEYEKIKEMSNAIAALPMLNRDLFVRGLKTINREADYDLLELSHMFFELMTNKEERYIEIKEIRPTLEEKMTTLKAMLEASGLYVWSIDGGEGQNEKIATILGMLELTKTKFATLLQRRPFGKVILRKRDYNEHITKGGLHVEG from the coding sequence TTGAGCGCATCTCTAACCCCACTTGAAGTCAGCGTTGAATGTTACGAGGGACCTCTGGCCGTACTTGTCACTCTCATAAGAAAAAACAAAGTGAGCATTTGGGAAGTTCCTCTCGCCTCTATTACGGAAAGGTTTCTTCAATACGTTGAGTTGGTGGCTGAAATGAACCTCCGCATTGCTGAAGATTTTATCGAAATGGCCTCTCTTCTTATCTTCATTAAGTCAAAGATGCTTCTCCCTGTAGAGGACCGAGACCAGGAAAATAGCCATGAAGAAGAACTGGTCGAGAGGATAATTGAGTACGAAAAAATCAAGGAAATGTCAAATGCTATTGCCGCCTTGCCTATGCTCAATAGAGATTTATTTGTACGAGGATTAAAAACCATTAACCGGGAGGCAGATTATGACCTTCTAGAGCTTTCCCACATGTTCTTTGAGCTTATGACAAACAAGGAAGAGCGGTACATCGAGATTAAGGAAATAAGGCCTACCCTAGAAGAAAAAATGACCACATTGAAAGCTATGCTCGAGGCATCGGGTCTCTATGTATGGAGCATAGACGGTGGCGAGGGCCAGAATGAAAAAATAGCAACTATTCTGGGAATGCTTGAACTGACGAAGACGAAGTTTGCCACCCTACTTCAGAGGAGACCATTCGGAAAAGTTATCCTGCGCAAAAGGGACTACAACGAACACATTACGAAAGGTGGTTTACATGTCGAGGGGTAA
- the cimA gene encoding citramalate synthase, whose product MRVEFYDTTLRDGAQSEDIAFSLTDKLRITEKLDEFGIHYIEGGWPGSNPKDLSYFKEVKNLQLRQSKVVAFSMTMKAHTRPEDDEVIRSVLDAETEYVTIVGKSWDLHVRDALKVSLDTNLKMVEGTIRYLKNCGKTVFFDAEHFFDGYRRNRAYAVKVLTVARDSGADVLVLCDTNGGSMPYDVFDVVTIVSASIKCKLGIHTHNDTEMAVANSLMAVRAGCEHVQGTINGYGERCGNANLCSIIPSVTLKMGCGGIEEEGLLRLRELSLFVDEMANFIPDKHRPYVGESAFAHKGGIHVSAIRRNPETYEHIKPALVGNVQRVLISDLSGESSILYKAREFNIDIDKDKKLAKEVARKVKELEMFGYQFEGAEGSLELLIKKSLGIHKKYFDLVGFRIITEKKEKNHPVCEATILVKVNDRIEHTAALGTGPVNALDNALRKALCKIYPVLMEMELVDYKVRVLSAKDGTEAPTRVLIESSDGKQSWGTVGVSENIIEASWQALVDSIDYKLLIEEEKAE is encoded by the coding sequence GTGAGGGTTGAGTTTTACGACACCACGCTTCGCGACGGAGCTCAGTCTGAAGATATCGCATTTTCCCTTACGGACAAATTGAGAATCACAGAGAAGCTGGATGAATTTGGAATTCATTATATCGAAGGGGGCTGGCCGGGATCAAATCCGAAAGACCTCAGCTATTTCAAGGAAGTAAAAAATCTGCAACTTCGACAATCGAAGGTTGTAGCATTCAGCATGACAATGAAGGCCCACACGAGGCCAGAAGACGACGAGGTTATACGGTCGGTGCTAGACGCTGAAACCGAGTATGTGACCATTGTGGGGAAAAGCTGGGATCTCCACGTTAGGGACGCATTGAAAGTCAGCTTGGACACCAACCTGAAGATGGTCGAGGGCACGATCCGTTATCTGAAGAATTGCGGCAAGACCGTATTTTTTGACGCAGAGCATTTCTTTGACGGGTATCGCAGGAACAGGGCATATGCCGTGAAAGTCCTGACCGTGGCGCGTGACTCAGGAGCTGACGTCCTGGTTCTTTGTGATACCAACGGGGGGAGCATGCCCTATGACGTATTCGACGTTGTGACGATCGTGAGCGCATCAATCAAGTGTAAATTAGGAATACATACTCACAACGATACAGAAATGGCAGTTGCTAATAGCCTTATGGCCGTGCGCGCGGGATGCGAGCATGTCCAGGGCACGATCAATGGGTATGGAGAGCGTTGTGGTAATGCTAATCTTTGCTCAATAATACCGAGTGTGACCCTCAAGATGGGATGCGGAGGCATAGAGGAGGAAGGCCTTTTAAGACTTCGGGAACTGAGCCTTTTTGTTGATGAAATGGCAAATTTCATTCCTGACAAGCACAGACCATATGTAGGGGAGAGCGCTTTCGCGCATAAAGGCGGTATCCATGTGAGTGCCATAAGGAGAAATCCGGAGACGTATGAACACATAAAGCCCGCCCTTGTTGGCAATGTTCAAAGAGTGCTTATCTCAGATCTTTCAGGAGAGAGTAGCATCCTTTACAAGGCGAGGGAATTTAATATTGATATAGATAAAGACAAGAAGCTTGCGAAAGAGGTTGCGAGAAAAGTCAAGGAACTCGAAATGTTCGGGTACCAGTTTGAGGGTGCGGAAGGTTCCCTTGAACTTCTCATAAAAAAATCACTTGGTATCCACAAAAAGTATTTCGACCTTGTTGGGTTCAGGATCATCACAGAGAAAAAAGAGAAGAATCACCCTGTCTGCGAAGCGACAATACTGGTCAAGGTCAACGACAGGATTGAGCACACCGCCGCTCTCGGGACCGGTCCGGTAAACGCCCTTGACAATGCCCTGAGGAAGGCCCTCTGCAAGATTTACCCTGTTCTCATGGAGATGGAGTTGGTTGATTACAAGGTGAGGGTTCTGTCCGCCAAGGATGGAACCGAGGCTCCCACACGGGTTCTTATAGAAAGCAGTGATGGAAAGCAATCATGGGGAACTGTCGGGGTATCGGAGAACATCATAGAGGCAAGCTGGCAGGCGCTTGTGGACAGTATAGATTACAAGCTGCTGATTGAAGAGGAGAAAGCTGAGTGA
- the sppA gene encoding signal peptide peptidase SppA — MSRGKKTIFFLVIIVTLVFVGAFAIGVVGKGSGEKFGVVEIEGVITQSGDTMADMVRFSEDASIKGVIVRINSPGGSVGPTQEIYREMIKLREKKKVFVSMGGICASGGYYIASAGEKIYASPSTITGSIGVIMEQMVIEDLLKKIGVQPNTLKAGEYKNVGSPFKKMTSKEREYLDRIMTSIHEQFISDVAVGRKMDVESVRKLSDGRIYTGTQAKEAKLVDNIGTLYDCRDDLKTTLNIKRKPVLIYGKRPFSFAKWFFSSFAREMISQSTASPFKFLFKGNAGF, encoded by the coding sequence ATGTCGAGGGGTAAAAAAACAATCTTTTTCCTTGTAATTATTGTCACACTGGTCTTTGTAGGAGCTTTTGCCATAGGCGTCGTCGGCAAGGGATCGGGTGAAAAGTTTGGGGTTGTTGAAATAGAGGGTGTCATAACTCAATCAGGGGACACCATGGCCGATATGGTCAGATTCAGCGAAGACGCTTCTATAAAAGGGGTTATTGTTAGGATAAATTCACCAGGTGGATCAGTAGGACCGACTCAAGAAATTTACAGAGAAATGATAAAGCTGCGGGAGAAAAAGAAGGTATTCGTATCCATGGGCGGAATATGCGCCTCCGGGGGCTATTACATCGCATCGGCCGGGGAAAAAATATACGCGAGCCCTTCAACCATTACGGGAAGCATAGGCGTCATAATGGAGCAGATGGTTATTGAGGATCTTTTAAAAAAGATAGGGGTGCAACCGAATACGCTTAAAGCAGGCGAGTATAAAAACGTTGGTTCCCCTTTTAAAAAAATGACAAGCAAAGAGAGGGAGTATCTGGACCGAATAATGACAAGCATTCACGAGCAATTCATCTCCGATGTCGCCGTAGGCAGGAAAATGGATGTCGAATCCGTAAGAAAGCTTTCGGACGGACGAATCTACACAGGCACCCAGGCCAAAGAAGCCAAACTAGTGGATAACATAGGCACATTATACGACTGCAGGGACGATCTCAAAACAACACTCAACATCAAAAGAAAGCCGGTGCTCATATATGGCAAGAGACCTTTCTCTTTCGCAAAATGGTTCTTTTCCTCTTTTGCAAGAGAAATGATCTCCCAGTCCACAGCGTCGCCTTTCAAATTCCTGTTCAAGGGAAATGCGGGGTTCTAA